Genomic DNA from Pedobacter africanus:
GTAGTATTGGGCTTGTTTATCATTCCTGTTTTGTTTGTCGCATTCCAGTACCTGCAGGAAAAAGTAAAAGGAAAACAAGATACAGCTGGTTCAGATCATCAGCCCGTAGCTGTAAAGGTAGAGTCAGACATTATTTATTCTTAAAACACATAAAATATGAAACCATATTTCAATGTATTGGCACTATTACTGGTTGTATTGCTGCTTAATGCATGTAAAATATCAAAAGACATACAGTTACCTAAAGCGGCTGTTCCCGAAAATTTCAGAGATGCAAAAGGTGCCGACTCTGCAAGTATAGCAACACGCGCAATTCATGATTTTTTTACAGAACCGGAATTGCAGCGTCTTGTTGATACCGCACTGGTTAAAAACTACGATCTTCAACTTGCGCTGAAGAACATTGAATCTGCACAGCAGCTATTTAAACAGGCAAAATCAGGCAACGTACCGCAGTTAAACCTTCAGGTTACAGCCAGTTCAAGCAGACCATCAGACAACAGCGTTAACGGCCTCAGTACCAGCGAGTTTTTAAAAACATCACATATCGAAGATTTCAACGCAAACCTTGGCCTAAGCTGGGAAGCAGATATCTGGGGTAAAATAAAAGAGCGGAAGCAGGCGGCATTGGCCACTTATCTTCAGACCGAAGAAGCCAGAAAAGCGATTCAGACCAGACTGGTGGCCAATGTTGCCCAGGGCTATTACAGATTGCTGATGATGGATGCGCAGCTGGACATTGCTAAAAAAAACCTTGCATTAAGCGATAGCACATTAAATATCATCACCATGCAGTTTAATGCAGGACAGGTGACTTCACTGGCCATACAGCAGGCAAAAGCACAGCAATTGGTTGCGGCACAGCTCATACCCCGTTTAGAGCAGGACATAACCATCCAGGAAAATGCCCTGAGTGTACTTACAGGTCGCTTACCAGCAAGTGTTGCCAGACTGGCCAGCCTTGGAAAAGCCGCTTTGCCTGATCAGCTGTCGGCTGGTTTCCCTTCGGCAATGGTAAGCAGAAGACCCGACGTAAAAAGTGCTGAGCTGGCATTGGCCCTGGCAAATGCCCGGGTAGGGGTCGCTAAAGCAAGTATGTACCCTTCCTTAAACATTACAGCAAGTAGCGGGCTCAACTCATTTAAAGCCAGCAATTGGTTTAACATACCTGCCTCATTATTTGGGATAGTAGCAGGAGGAATTACGCAGCCTTTACTTCAAAAACGGGAACTGAAAACTCAATATGAGCTGGCTAAAATAGAGCGCGAAAAAAGTGTGATCCAATTCCGCCAGTCGGTACTTTACGCCGTTTCTGAAGTTTCTGATGAACTGATCAAAATAGAAAAACTACAGCAGCAATACGACATTTCCAAAGCCCGGGTAACTGCTTTGCAGCAGGCAGTCCAAAATGCAGGCTTGTTGTTCAAAAGCGGAATGGCCACTTATCTTGAAGTCATCACTGCCCAAAGCAATTCC
This window encodes:
- a CDS encoding TolC family protein — translated: MKPYFNVLALLLVVLLLNACKISKDIQLPKAAVPENFRDAKGADSASIATRAIHDFFTEPELQRLVDTALVKNYDLQLALKNIESAQQLFKQAKSGNVPQLNLQVTASSSRPSDNSVNGLSTSEFLKTSHIEDFNANLGLSWEADIWGKIKERKQAALATYLQTEEARKAIQTRLVANVAQGYYRLLMMDAQLDIAKKNLALSDSTLNIITMQFNAGQVTSLAIQQAKAQQLVAAQLIPRLEQDITIQENALSVLTGRLPASVARLASLGKAALPDQLSAGFPSAMVSRRPDVKSAELALALANARVGVAKASMYPSLNITASSGLNSFKASNWFNIPASLFGIVAGGITQPLLQKRELKTQYELAKIEREKSVIQFRQSVLYAVSEVSDELIKIEKLQQQYDISKARVTALQQAVQNAGLLFKSGMATYLEVITAQSNSLQSELELASIKTAQLNAAVELYRTLGGGL